ATCTCAACAACACCAGAGTGCTGAAAAATTCTAAACAAACAGATGGGAGTCGAGAAATGGAGAAAACACTAGATGCAGCCAGTTAATATCAGTATTAAGTACTGCAGCATAAGAAGTGCTAATTAGTTCACACCTTTCTTTAGGTAATTAATGTTGTACTGAAAGGCACCATAAAGTGAGAATACAAGATGTGTTTATGAGACATGCATGCTGTGGATCGCCATATAATGAGTGTTAAAAGAAAATTATGAGACATACGTGATGTGGGTCTCGGCTTTTTTCTCTCCTTCAGAATTTCTGGCCGGGGTATCACAGCAccagatgcattcattcctctGGCGAATCTGACTTTGGTCCCATCTTCCAAATACTTATATCCAATTTTACATGGTTTCCTGTGGTAAATATCGTGTTGACAAATGATTTTATAATGAGAAGTTAATAAAAGCAATATCTCTGTAGGTACTAAAACATGGTCAGGTATCATATCCATACCCAGTCACAGGATCAACTACTTGGATATTCGAAACATGAAGTGGAGCTTCTATTGAGAAAATACCACCTGTGTGCCCTTCCCCTTGCTTAATGTGTTTCTTAACCTGAAATGATGAAAGCACAACTATCTATGTAATTCCTAGTGCGCAAGAGGACACGAAAAGGCACAAGACAATGAAACCATGTTACTTGCTGGTTGCAGTTAACAGTACCCAGAATAAATAAACACCGAGTGTGCACCAAATTTTAAGTAAATACATAATGATTTTAGACAGATGAGAAAAACTGCATATTTTTTTGTTCCTGTCTGGTATTCAACACAGCAGATTCTGCAAAACAAAGCCCTCAGCTACCACATTATAACTAGTTGAGTTATTGAACATCTATTGGTCATGAACTTATGGTCTTATTGCATGTTAATTCAGCTACAAATTCAGATGGTCTTACGCCAGTATGTAACTGTTGATATGGTAGGCAGAGTGGCAGACATGTCCCAAAGAAAAACAGTAAAGCATGTAAAGAGGCATTGCAGTATATGCAACATGATAATGATTTGCTATACTGAAAGAAATTATGCTTGACAAAACATATAAACAGGAGATATTGGTATGCTTGTTCCCCTTGAGTGTCACTGCTATTCTTTCGTTTAACCAATTTGTAAAGCTAATGGCCAACATCCACCTATAGATAAATGAATGCGCACAACTACTTTCTTTGCGCCATAATGGAACTGTGGCAGTTTGGAGGAAGAGCTACATTATTCACAAGTAAAACTCATGTTATCAGCCTCAAAGCAGCACAACAAGGACAAAAACTGGGCATCATCTAACTACTAACGTCACTTTTTTCAACCAAGAGCACAGTACCAACACTAGCTtgaactctgaagtctgaagaaTTTACATAAAATTTACGACGGGCCACCTTTCAACTATAATGGTTTGGGAATTTGGACGGGACGGAACGGATAGAGCACAATGTTATCTAGGGGGCCTTAATTGAATAGACACGGCCAGTCTGCAAAAACCTAAATACCAATTATACTAAGTAACTGTGTTGAGTCCAATTTAACCCACAGTTGTAGGATGCCACACATATCTTCTAAACTGATTCCACGCCCGAGTTAATTAGCTGGGGAAAGAGCGTGGAACAACAAATTACCAAGTTCTTGCCCTCGACGATGACGCGATTCTGGGACCGAATGACCCGCTTGATGAGCCCGGTCTCCCCCTTGTCCTTGCCTCTGATGATCATCACCTGgcagtgaaaaaaaaaggagaatgGGAGATCTCGCAATGAGAAGATAGTAGGACTGAAAAGACTAACTGGGGGATGGGCTGCAGAACGAGAGAGATTACGTTGTCACCGCGGAGTATCTTCCAGTGCCTGATGAGCTTCTCCGCAGCCTTCCACCCCATCTTTCCTTGAAGC
This genomic window from Setaria viridis chromosome 8, Setaria_viridis_v4.0, whole genome shotgun sequence contains:
- the LOC117866391 gene encoding uncharacterized protein encodes the protein MGWKAAEKLIRHWKILRGDNVMIIRGKDKGETGLIKRVIRSQNRVIVEGKNLVKKHIKQGEGHTGGIFSIEAPLHVSNIQVVDPVTGKPCKIGYKYLEDGTKVRFARGMNASGAVIPRPEILKERKKPRPTSPGPKDTPIELVLEKTYDEKAGVGMPDL